A stretch of Gopherus evgoodei ecotype Sinaloan lineage chromosome 12, rGopEvg1_v1.p, whole genome shotgun sequence DNA encodes these proteins:
- the KIFC3 gene encoding kinesin-like protein KIFC3 isoform X6 gives MIQKMVESMAQLQEEKLQLQEELLALQEKLSARKNEELAVSVQLQDQVENLKGKLLDQAQEVNRLCSELGGTDLEKHRNLLAAENEHLKQDMKSCEAQLQKLKKQHVKCIDCEHIQENARLQERLAQLQLEVEEAKGRLSELDLEVQQKTNRLAEVELRLKDSLAEKAEEEERLSRRLRDSQETIASLKAQPQQIKYLIKTVEVESSKTKQALCETQSRNQHLQEQVEMQRQVLKEMEQQLQKSQKTAAQLRAQITLYESELEQAHGQMLEEMQNMEDDKNRAIEEAFARAQVEMKAVHENLAGVRTNLLTLQPALRTLTNDYNSLKRQVRDFPLLLQEALQNARAEIGQAIEEVNSTNRELLRKYRRELQLRKKCHNELVRLKGNIRVFGRVRPITTEDGEGPEAANSVTFDPDDDAILHLMHKGKQVSFELDKVFSPQATQQDVFQEVQALITSCIDGYNVCIFAYGQTGAGKTYTMEGTPENPGINQRALQLLFSEVQRKASDWGYTITVSVAEIYNEALRDLLGKEPQEKLDIKLCPDGSGQLYVPGLTEFQVQSVEDINKVFEFGHSNRVTEYTSLNEHSSRSHALLIVTVRGLDYSTGLRTTGKLNLVDLAGSERVGRSGAEGSRLREAQYINKSLSALGDVIYALRARQGHVPFRNSKLTYLLQDSLSGDSKTLMMVQVSPVEKNTSETLCSLKFAERVRSVELGPVSRRAELVSWSSQEHLENDSPVAAQPSIRTHSSPRPTRRAGSFRRKLQTSGKLRPVPV, from the exons ATGATCCAGAAGATGGTGGAGTCTatggcccagctgcaggaggAGAAGCTGCAGCTGCAGGAAGAGCTGCTGGCACTGCAGGAGAAACTTTCTGCACGGAAGAATGAAGAACTTGCTGTGTCTGTCCAGCTGCAGGATCAG GTTGAAAATCTGAAAGGGAAACTTCTGGATCAAGCTCAGGAAGTGAACAGACTCTGTTCTGAGCTG GGTGGCACTGACTTGGAAAAGCATCGGAATCTGCTTGCTGCAGAGAACGAGCACCTAAAGCAAGACATGAAGTCATGTGAGGCACAGCTTCAGAAGCTGAAGAAGCAGCATGTGAAATGCATTGACTGCGAACACATCCAG GAGAATGCAAGGCTGCAAGAAAGgttggcccagctgcagctggaggTGGAGGAGGCTAAGGGGAGGCTGTCAGAGCTGGACCTGGAAGTGCAGCAGAAGACCAATCGCCTGGCAGAGGTAGAGCTGCGCTTAAAGGACTCCCTTGCCGAgaaggctgaggaggaggagcgaCTCAGCAGGCGGCTGCGGGACAGTCAGGAGACTATAGCTAGCCTGAAAGCCCAACCCCAGCAGATAAAG TATCTCATCAAAACGGTGGAAGTGGAGTCATCCAAGACCAAGCAGGCTCTGTGTGAGACCCAGTCACGGAATCAGCACTTGCAGGAGCAAGTGGAGATGCAGAGGCAGGTGCTAAAGGagatggaacagcagctgcagaagtcTCAGAAGACTGcagcccagctcagagcccag ATTACGCTGTATGAGTCTGAGCTGGAGCAGGCGCATGGACAGATGCTGGAGGAGATGCAGAACATGGAAGATGACAAGAACCGGGCCATTGAAGAGGCATTTGCACGTGCTCAAGTAGAAATGAAAGCTGTGCATGAGAACCTGGCAG GGGTCCGGACAAACCTTCTCACACTCCAGCCAGCACTCCGAACCCTCACCAATGATTACAACAGCCTGAAACGGCAGGTCCGAGACTTCCCCCTGCTACTCCAGGAAGCTCTGCAGAATGCCAGGGCAGAG ATTGGACAAGCCATTGAGGAGGTGAACAGCACAAATCGGGAGCTACTCAGGAAATACCGCAGGGAGCTGCAGCTCCGCAAGAAATGCCACAATGAACTGGTGCGgctgaaag GAAATATCCGTGTGTTTGGCCGAGTCCGGCCAATAACTACAGAGGATGGGGAAGGGCCTGAAGCAGCCAACTCAGTGACCTTTGACCCTGATGATGATGCTATCTTGCACCTGATGCACAAGGGGAAGCAGGTCTCATTTGAATTGGACAAGGTTTTCTCCCCACAGGCAACACAGCAAGAT GTGTTCCAGGAAGTTCAGGCCCTGATCACATCCTGTATTGATGGCTACAATGTCTGTATTTTTGCCTATGGACAGACAGGTGCAGGCAAGACATATACTATGGAG GGAACTCCTGAAAACCCAGGAATCAACCAGCGAGCACTCCAGTTGCTCTTCTCCGAGGTGCAGAGGAAGGCGTCTGACTGGGGCTACACGATCACTGTCAGTGTGGCAGAGATTTACAACGAAGCACTCAG GGACTTGCTTGGAAAGGAACCTCAGGAGAAGCTGGACATCAAACTGTGCCCGGATGGCAGCGGGCAGCTGTATGTACCAGGACTGACTGAGTTCCAGGTGCAAAGTGTGGAGGATATTAACAAG GTGTTTGAATTTGGGCACTCAAACAGAGTGACTGAGTACACCAGCCTGAATGAGCACAGCTCACGATCTCACGCCCTCCTCATCGTCACAGTAAGAGGACTCGACTACAGCACAGGCCTCAGAACCACAG GGAAGCTGAACTTGGTGGACTTGGCTGGATCTGAACGGGTAGGCAGGTCTGGTGCAGAGGGAAGCAGGCTCCGGGAGGCCCAGTACATCAACAAGTCACTGTCAGCACTAGGAGATGTGATTTATGCTCTGCGCGCCCGCCAGGGTCACGTGCCATTCCGCAACTCCAAACTGACCTACCTACTCCAAGACTCCCTTAGCGGAGATAGCAAAACCCTCATGATGGTGCAG GTCTCTCCAGTGGAGAAGAACACAAGTGAGACTCTCTGTTCCCTAAAGTTCGCTGAGCGAGTTCGCTCCGTGGAACTGGGCCCTGTATCCCGGAGAGCAGAACTAGTGTCCTGGTCTAGTCAAGAGCACTTAGAG aatGATTCACCAGTGGCAGCACAGCCCTCCATTCGAACACATTCTTCTCCTAGACCTACAAGACGAGCAGGCTCATTCCGGAGGAAGCTCCAGACTTCAG GAAAGCTGAGGCCAGTCCCTGTGTGA
- the KIFC3 gene encoding kinesin-like protein KIFC3 isoform X5 has product MNIEKTGGRFFGGKCSSLSGAHQFPMIQKMVESMAQLQEEKLQLQEELLALQEKLSARKNEELAVSVQLQDQVENLKGKLLDQAQEVNRLCSELGGTDLEKHRNLLAAENEHLKQDMKSCEAQLQKLKKQHVKCIDCEHIQENARLQERLAQLQLEVEEAKGRLSELDLEVQQKTNRLAEVELRLKDSLAEKAEEEERLSRRLRDSQETIASLKAQPQQIKYLIKTVEVESSKTKQALCETQSRNQHLQEQVEMQRQVLKEMEQQLQKSQKTAAQLRAQITLYESELEQAHGQMLEEMQNMEDDKNRAIEEAFARAQVEMKAVHENLAGVRTNLLTLQPALRTLTNDYNSLKRQVRDFPLLLQEALQNARAEIGQAIEEVNSTNRELLRKYRRELQLRKKCHNELVRLKGNIRVFGRVRPITTEDGEGPEAANSVTFDPDDDAILHLMHKGKQVSFELDKVFSPQATQQDVFQEVQALITSCIDGYNVCIFAYGQTGAGKTYTMEGTPENPGINQRALQLLFSEVQRKASDWGYTITVSVAEIYNEALRDLLGKEPQEKLDIKLCPDGSGQLYVPGLTEFQVQSVEDINKVFEFGHSNRVTEYTSLNEHSSRSHALLIVTVRGLDYSTGLRTTGKLNLVDLAGSERVGRSGAEGSRLREAQYINKSLSALGDVIYALRARQGHVPFRNSKLTYLLQDSLSGDSKTLMMVQVSPVEKNTSETLCSLKFAERVRSVELGPVSRRAELVSWSSQEHLENDSPVAAQPSIRTHSSPRPTRRAGSFRRKLQTSGKLRPVPV; this is encoded by the exons ATGAACATTGAGAAAACAG GCGGAAGATTCTTTGGTGGGAAATGCTCCAGCTTGTCAGGAGCACATCAGTTTCCTATGATCCAGAAGATGGTGGAGTCTatggcccagctgcaggaggAGAAGCTGCAGCTGCAGGAAGAGCTGCTGGCACTGCAGGAGAAACTTTCTGCACGGAAGAATGAAGAACTTGCTGTGTCTGTCCAGCTGCAGGATCAG GTTGAAAATCTGAAAGGGAAACTTCTGGATCAAGCTCAGGAAGTGAACAGACTCTGTTCTGAGCTG GGTGGCACTGACTTGGAAAAGCATCGGAATCTGCTTGCTGCAGAGAACGAGCACCTAAAGCAAGACATGAAGTCATGTGAGGCACAGCTTCAGAAGCTGAAGAAGCAGCATGTGAAATGCATTGACTGCGAACACATCCAG GAGAATGCAAGGCTGCAAGAAAGgttggcccagctgcagctggaggTGGAGGAGGCTAAGGGGAGGCTGTCAGAGCTGGACCTGGAAGTGCAGCAGAAGACCAATCGCCTGGCAGAGGTAGAGCTGCGCTTAAAGGACTCCCTTGCCGAgaaggctgaggaggaggagcgaCTCAGCAGGCGGCTGCGGGACAGTCAGGAGACTATAGCTAGCCTGAAAGCCCAACCCCAGCAGATAAAG TATCTCATCAAAACGGTGGAAGTGGAGTCATCCAAGACCAAGCAGGCTCTGTGTGAGACCCAGTCACGGAATCAGCACTTGCAGGAGCAAGTGGAGATGCAGAGGCAGGTGCTAAAGGagatggaacagcagctgcagaagtcTCAGAAGACTGcagcccagctcagagcccag ATTACGCTGTATGAGTCTGAGCTGGAGCAGGCGCATGGACAGATGCTGGAGGAGATGCAGAACATGGAAGATGACAAGAACCGGGCCATTGAAGAGGCATTTGCACGTGCTCAAGTAGAAATGAAAGCTGTGCATGAGAACCTGGCAG GGGTCCGGACAAACCTTCTCACACTCCAGCCAGCACTCCGAACCCTCACCAATGATTACAACAGCCTGAAACGGCAGGTCCGAGACTTCCCCCTGCTACTCCAGGAAGCTCTGCAGAATGCCAGGGCAGAG ATTGGACAAGCCATTGAGGAGGTGAACAGCACAAATCGGGAGCTACTCAGGAAATACCGCAGGGAGCTGCAGCTCCGCAAGAAATGCCACAATGAACTGGTGCGgctgaaag GAAATATCCGTGTGTTTGGCCGAGTCCGGCCAATAACTACAGAGGATGGGGAAGGGCCTGAAGCAGCCAACTCAGTGACCTTTGACCCTGATGATGATGCTATCTTGCACCTGATGCACAAGGGGAAGCAGGTCTCATTTGAATTGGACAAGGTTTTCTCCCCACAGGCAACACAGCAAGAT GTGTTCCAGGAAGTTCAGGCCCTGATCACATCCTGTATTGATGGCTACAATGTCTGTATTTTTGCCTATGGACAGACAGGTGCAGGCAAGACATATACTATGGAG GGAACTCCTGAAAACCCAGGAATCAACCAGCGAGCACTCCAGTTGCTCTTCTCCGAGGTGCAGAGGAAGGCGTCTGACTGGGGCTACACGATCACTGTCAGTGTGGCAGAGATTTACAACGAAGCACTCAG GGACTTGCTTGGAAAGGAACCTCAGGAGAAGCTGGACATCAAACTGTGCCCGGATGGCAGCGGGCAGCTGTATGTACCAGGACTGACTGAGTTCCAGGTGCAAAGTGTGGAGGATATTAACAAG GTGTTTGAATTTGGGCACTCAAACAGAGTGACTGAGTACACCAGCCTGAATGAGCACAGCTCACGATCTCACGCCCTCCTCATCGTCACAGTAAGAGGACTCGACTACAGCACAGGCCTCAGAACCACAG GGAAGCTGAACTTGGTGGACTTGGCTGGATCTGAACGGGTAGGCAGGTCTGGTGCAGAGGGAAGCAGGCTCCGGGAGGCCCAGTACATCAACAAGTCACTGTCAGCACTAGGAGATGTGATTTATGCTCTGCGCGCCCGCCAGGGTCACGTGCCATTCCGCAACTCCAAACTGACCTACCTACTCCAAGACTCCCTTAGCGGAGATAGCAAAACCCTCATGATGGTGCAG GTCTCTCCAGTGGAGAAGAACACAAGTGAGACTCTCTGTTCCCTAAAGTTCGCTGAGCGAGTTCGCTCCGTGGAACTGGGCCCTGTATCCCGGAGAGCAGAACTAGTGTCCTGGTCTAGTCAAGAGCACTTAGAG aatGATTCACCAGTGGCAGCACAGCCCTCCATTCGAACACATTCTTCTCCTAGACCTACAAGACGAGCAGGCTCATTCCGGAGGAAGCTCCAGACTTCAG GAAAGCTGAGGCCAGTCCCTGTGTGA